The genomic segment AAGAGGGAGTGAAATTTGTTACAAATGTAAACGTAGGAAAGGACATCAAAGCAGAAGAACTTCTGAAACAGTTCGACCGCGTCATCCTTGCCTGCGGAGCATCCAATCCACGAGACATTAAAGTTCCGGGACGTGATGCAAAAGGAATCTACTTCGCAGTAGATTTTCTGGGACAGGTAACAAAAGCTCTTCTGGATTCTGACTTTGCCAAAGTTCCATATGAACTTGCAAAAGGCAAAAATGTTCTGGTCATCGGTGGCGGTGATACAGGAAATGACTGCGTAGGAACATCTATCCGTCTGGGTGCCAAATCTGTGATCCAGTTAGAGATGATGCCCAAGCCGCCAGTGGAAAGAACACCATCCAACCCATGGCCGCAGTGGCCGAGAGTCCTCAAAACAGACTATGGCCAGGAAGAAGCTATCGCAGTATTCGGACATGATCCACGAGTATACCAGACTACGGTTACAGAATTTATCAAAGATAAAAACGGAAATGTCTGCCAGGCAAAGCTCACAAAATTAAAGAGTGAAAAAGATCCAAAGACAGGACGTATGATGATGGTTCCTGTAGAAGGAAGCGAAGAAGTCATCCCTGTAGATGTAGTCCTTATCGCAGCCGGATTCCTTGGCAGTGAGAAATATGTAACAGACGCATTTAAGGTAGCCATCAATGGAAGAACCAATGTAGATACAAAACCAGAGCAGTATCAGACCTCCGTAGACAAAGTCTTCACAGCAGGAGACATGCACAGAGGCCAGTCCCTGGTAGTATGGGCAATACGTGAAGGCAGAGAAGCTGCGAAAGCAGTGGATGAATCACTGATGGGATATTCCTATCTGTAAAAATAAGATAAAATATGAGAAAGGTGCTATTGTCTGACGGAAAAAGACGTCAGGAAGTAGCACCTTTGTTTTTTGAAATGATTTTCGGGTGTTTCGGGTATTACAATAATTGTAGTTTAGTTTGAATAAACAAAAATACTTAGTAAACCCAGCGTTTATACGGGTTTGCAGCATTTTTAAAAGTCTTTTGATAACAAATTGATAACGGTTGTATAAGAGCAATTATTCTCGTAATCCAGTGGTTTTAGGGTTAGAGAATGATTAATAGGTGGTTGTGCAACAAATAAATCCATATTTATCTGGTTTGAGTCGGTCTTGGAATATTCCGACCAGAGCGTTGCTAAGTTTCTGTGACGGAACTTTTGCCCATGTTTGCGTAGTATCAAATTCCGGGTAGTGGTAACGCCACTCATCGTATTTGTCCTTGCTGATTTCTTCAGAAGATAGCTTGTCAGCCTGCTCTTTCCAGGCATACAGCATTTTCCAGAGTTCGTGAGCGTCCTTGCCTTTGAAAGTATCGACTTTCAGGCAGATATCTTCGTCTGATTCACTGACTGTTAGACCGTACAAATCTTCAAGGGTAAATAAAGTGTGTATCAGTCCGATATAGCTGTCAATGTCAGGCACATCGAGGGCATGAGGGGAAACATCCAAAGTCTGTGCCAGTGCAGCAATAAGTTCCGCTTTCGGTTTTCTTGTTCCTGTTTCCTTTTACGTTTTTGAAATGCTCTACTGGTGCGGTATCCGTGAGGGAGAATTGTTGGCACTGACCGCCGCTGACTTCAATTTTGAGAAAGAAACGGTCAGAATCAATAAGTCCTATCAGCGATTACACGGCGAAGATGTGATTACCACACCGAAAACAAAGAAAAGTAACCGTGTGATCAAAATGCCGAAGTTCCTCTGTGAAGAAATGCAGGAATATTTGCAGATGCTTTACGGATTGAAGAAGAAAGACCGAATCTTTACGGTCACAAAGAATATCGTAGAGGTGTATATCTGAATCTGCTTACAAGTGGAAGGTTGAATGATTATTTGGCTGATATAGAAGAACAGGCACAGAAACACTTTGAAAGGATTGTAGAGCAGATGGCAGAGAGTGAAGGTATTACCGAACAACTTAAAGCAACTGATCAGGTGGCTTGGGTAGTAGAAATGAATAATATTTGGAGTAGAGCAAGAGAGGTTGTGAATGCTGAATTGATTTATAACTAAAAGAGAAGAGATTTTGGATAAATGCTTGACTGTAAACCTTGTTTATAGCTTATTCTTAAGATAAAATAGAGTTGCTTGAAAGGAGTGCATAACATGAAAATAAAAGACGTAGAAGAACGAACAGGTTTATCCCGTTCTAATGTTCGTTTTTATGAAAAGGAAAAACTCATTGAGCCTTCAAGAAACGAAAGTAATGGTTATAGAGATTATTCAGAAAATGATGTGGAAAATATAAAGAAGATTGCATATCTGCGTACATTAGGAATTTCTATTGAGGATATACGAAGCATTATATCTGGAAAAGTAACATTGCAGGAAACGCTTGAGAGGCAGAATGAAATATTAAATAGTCAGATTACTGATTTGAATAAGGCAAAACGCATGTGCGAAAAAATGTTGGGTGAAGAAAGTATTAGTTATGAAAAATTACAGGTAGAACAATATGTAACAGAGTTGCAGGATTATTGGAAAGATAATCAAATTGTTTTCAAACTGGATTCAGCTAGCTTTTTGTATATATGGGGAAGTATGCTTACTTGGATAACGATTACCGTACTATGCTTGATTATTGGGACATTGTCTTATTCTAAGCTGCCGACAGAAATTCCGGTACAATGGAGTAAAGGTGTGGCAACATCTTTGGTGAATAAAAATTGGATTTTTATTTGTCCGGTTATTTGTATTATAATCCGTTATTTATTAAAACCTTTTATCTATGCCAAATTACAGATGAATAATTATTATGGAGAAATTATAACAGAGTATTTGACAAATTATATGTGTTTTATTGTATTGTCAGTAGAAGTTTTCTCAATACTTTTTACTTTCGGAGTGGTAAAAAGTGTTGTTGTACTTTTATTTGTGAACACGGCAGTCTTTATGGGATTGTTAGTAGTCGGATTGACGAAAATGGATTTGAGAGGAAAAGAAATTTTATGATTCAGATTTCAAATTTAACTAAAAAATATGGTGAAACAGTCGTTTTTTCGAACTTAAACTATACATTTGAAAATACTTGTATTTATGGACTTGTTGGAAGAAATGGAGCTGGAAAGACTACCCTTTTGAATATACTTTCGAATTATGATAAAAATTATACGGGAGTAATTTCTATCGACGGAGAAAAAATGAACAAGGTTGATTATCTTGATATGCCGGTTGCCTATGCAATGGATCAACCAAGTTTTTTTAATGAGCTGACAATATATGAAAATCTTCTTTTAATTGCTTCGAGTAGAAAGATAAAAAAGCAAGAGGCATTTGATAAAATCGAGAGGATTTTAGATGGGTTGGGATTAAAAAAGTATGAGAACTATTCTCCGTCAGAACTTTCAAAAGGTACAATGCAACGACTAAATAATGCTTGTGCAATGATACAAGAAGAAAAAATTACTATTTTTGATGAACCATTCTCAGGGCTTGATCCTGTCCAAATGAAACTTTTAGAAAATGTAATAGTAGAGTTTCACAAGAAAGAAAAAGGAATTTACATTATTTCAAGCCATGATATAGAGTGTTTACAAAATGTTTGTGACAAGTGTCTTTTGTTACATAACGGACAAATTAGAGAAATCAATACGGAGGAAGTTGATAGAGAGAAAATCGCAAAGATTTTATCTGAAGGGGAATAAAGTATGTATCAGTTGCTTTTGAAACAGAGATTCAAATTTGCAGTTAGAATGATTAAACGAAATATAGGTGCTTATCTTATACTGATTGCTATTGTGCCATGTATTCTTATATTACAATCTATGATTCAGACAACCCATGGAATGGATATTGCTGTTTTTATACCGTATGGTATTCTCTGCTTCTTGTTTATGAATTTGTTTGGAACAATACCAAGAATGCGTATTTTTCCTGAAACTTATATTTGGAAAATAGAAAAAACATATATTTGGCGAGTGAAGAAGATAGGAAAAAGCACGGTACTGACGTTGTGTGTTGCGTTGATTTTATTTTGGGCTTTCCCAATGGAGGGAATAGTTTTGAGACAGTTTATTGTGGTTATGATCTGTAACCCAATCGTCAATATGCATACGGTTTTATCGACGCAATATAAATATCGGGATATTACGAATATATGTATGTTAGCAGTAGTAATGATTTGCTTTTTTAATAGAAGTGTATTTGTTGCCAGTGTACTATTGATCATTTACGGATTATATTTCATTTTATATCCTTATTTTAGCTATCAAGCAATTATCCCGTTCTTTCAACAATATAATCAGATGTTATATGGTTTTTTGAATAGGGAATATGATACAGTCTTGCAAACACAGGATGAAGTGTTTTTCCAAAATAATCAGAGAGAAATGAAGGGACTGATGAAGAAATATTATGGCAACCGCTACCGTTTTTTGATGGTTTATGAGGTGGTTAGTGTTATTAGAAGAAAGAAACAGATTATGTATCAGTATTTTGCGATTGTTTTAATCACAATGTTATTATCGCAGATAGAGGGAAAATATATTGAGTATGTATTATTGTTTTCTATATTGATATTAGGACAGAATGTTGTCAGCTATAATGTGCAAAATGAATTACGTTTAGTTAAAAAAGGATTTCCGCTCAGATATTCTTTAAAAGAAAAATTACAATGCAAGTCAGTTATTGGAATGTTCTTGTTGTTACTCCCGATGCTCTGTTATTGGATAGCGTATAAATTTGAATTATTTAGTATTCTCCTTTGGATATGGATGCCGATTCAGAGTATTATAATATATACAGCAAAGAACCGGCTGCAAAGGTTACTATATATACTTCCATTTTATATTTTGTCATTGTTATCTATGAGAGTATGGTAGATGTTTTTTTAACAATAAGATTATTGATTTTCTAAGCAAAACCGCTTATAATTTGAGTCGGAACATATTGCTATTATCCACAGCAAATAATACTTTTGTTACATTAAATTTGCATATCTACATATCTAAAATAATTTTTGAACCATTCGGCTCATCCATTTCCCTTTATGATTAAGTACAAAAGACAGTAT from the Blautia wexlerae DSM 19850 genome contains:
- a CDS encoding glutamate synthase subunit beta, with translation MGKPTGFLEYERETAKVLPPKVRIANFKEFRTPLNKEKQKLQGARCMACGVPFCQSGMMIGGMASGCPLHNLVPETNDLVYTGNWKQAFLRLSKTHSFPEFTSRVCPALCEAACTCNINGEPVSTKENERAIIETAYENGWVTPQIPEVRTGKSIAVIGSGPSGLAAAQQLNRRGHSVTVFERKDRVGGLLRYGIPNMKLDKAVVDRRIHLMEEEGVKFVTNVNVGKDIKAEELLKQFDRVILACGASNPRDIKVPGRDAKGIYFAVDFLGQVTKALLDSDFAKVPYELAKGKNVLVIGGGDTGNDCVGTSIRLGAKSVIQLEMMPKPPVERTPSNPWPQWPRVLKTDYGQEEAIAVFGHDPRVYQTTVTEFIKDKNGNVCQAKLTKLKSEKDPKTGRMMMVPVEGSEEVIPVDVVLIAAGFLGSEKYVTDAFKVAINGRTNVDTKPEQYQTSVDKVFTAGDMHRGQSLVVWAIREGREAAKAVDESLMGYSYL
- a CDS encoding MerR family transcriptional regulator, producing MKIKDVEERTGLSRSNVRFYEKEKLIEPSRNESNGYRDYSENDVENIKKIAYLRTLGISIEDIRSIISGKVTLQETLERQNEILNSQITDLNKAKRMCEKMLGEESISYEKLQVEQYVTELQDYWKDNQIVFKLDSASFLYIWGSMLTWITITVLCLIIGTLSYSKLPTEIPVQWSKGVATSLVNKNWIFICPVICIIIRYLLKPFIYAKLQMNNYYGEIITEYLTNYMCFIVLSVEVFSILFTFGVVKSVVVLLFVNTAVFMGLLVVGLTKMDLRGKEIL
- a CDS encoding ABC transporter ATP-binding protein, whose protein sequence is MIQISNLTKKYGETVVFSNLNYTFENTCIYGLVGRNGAGKTTLLNILSNYDKNYTGVISIDGEKMNKVDYLDMPVAYAMDQPSFFNELTIYENLLLIASSRKIKKQEAFDKIERILDGLGLKKYENYSPSELSKGTMQRLNNACAMIQEEKITIFDEPFSGLDPVQMKLLENVIVEFHKKEKGIYIISSHDIECLQNVCDKCLLLHNGQIREINTEEVDREKIAKILSEGE